A genome region from Natronosalvus rutilus includes the following:
- a CDS encoding M28 family peptidase, with the protein MSTWIGDVFTSDRGWNHLEALVDVGNRMTGSPGEREAAELTRDALEAAGARNARLESFAIQGWERDSSAIRAGDLELECIALPRSPSASATAPLVDLEYGLPEQFEDVDLEGTVVMVRSDIPDYYDRYVHRREKYYHAVENGAAGFVYRNHVEGCLPPTGSVGTPENPVGEIPAVGVSSEVGARLARRFDGEEIEVAVEATIEDADSQNVHAELGPETDERVLVTSHVDAHDIAEGALDNGAGTAMMVELANALAAREDDLETRVEFVAYGAEEVGLVGSAHHADTADRDRIKAIVNNDGVVRGRTLSLTTHGFDALEDVADEVSDRFGHPIETIPKLGPHSDHWPFVRWGVPGTHVMSTSDEVGRGWGHTFADTFEKLEKRDLLEQAILLTEYVVRLASDDVTTEPKSTDEIVERLEAEDLAEGMRITGDWPYDE; encoded by the coding sequence ATGTCCACGTGGATCGGCGACGTATTCACCAGTGATCGCGGCTGGAACCACCTCGAGGCCCTCGTCGACGTCGGCAACCGTATGACCGGTTCGCCGGGCGAACGCGAGGCGGCGGAACTGACGCGCGACGCGCTGGAAGCCGCTGGCGCCCGGAACGCAAGACTCGAATCTTTCGCGATCCAGGGCTGGGAACGCGACTCGAGTGCAATTCGAGCGGGCGACCTGGAACTCGAGTGCATCGCGCTTCCCCGCAGCCCCTCGGCGTCGGCGACGGCCCCGCTGGTCGACCTCGAGTACGGCCTCCCTGAGCAGTTCGAGGACGTAGACCTCGAGGGCACGGTCGTTATGGTTCGAAGCGACATCCCGGACTACTACGATCGATACGTCCACCGGCGGGAGAAATACTACCACGCGGTCGAGAACGGGGCGGCCGGATTCGTCTACCGCAACCACGTCGAGGGGTGTCTTCCACCCACGGGAAGCGTCGGGACGCCCGAAAACCCCGTCGGCGAGATTCCGGCCGTCGGCGTCTCGAGCGAGGTTGGCGCCAGGCTGGCCCGGCGGTTCGACGGCGAGGAGATCGAGGTCGCCGTCGAGGCGACAATCGAGGACGCCGACAGCCAGAACGTCCACGCCGAACTCGGTCCCGAGACCGACGAGCGCGTGCTCGTCACGAGCCACGTCGACGCCCACGACATCGCGGAAGGAGCCCTGGACAACGGCGCCGGCACCGCGATGATGGTCGAACTCGCGAACGCCCTCGCCGCCCGCGAGGACGACCTCGAGACGCGCGTCGAGTTCGTCGCCTACGGCGCCGAGGAGGTCGGCCTCGTCGGCTCAGCACACCACGCCGACACTGCCGATCGCGATCGGATCAAGGCTATCGTCAACAATGACGGCGTAGTCCGCGGGCGGACGCTCTCGCTGACGACTCACGGCTTCGACGCCCTCGAGGACGTCGCCGACGAGGTGTCAGACCGCTTTGGCCATCCTATCGAGACCATCCCCAAGCTGGGGCCCCACAGCGACCACTGGCCGTTCGTTCGGTGGGGCGTCCCCGGCACCCACGTGATGAGCACGTCCGACGAGGTCGGTCGCGGCTGGGGCCACACCTTCGCCGACACGTTCGAGAAACTCGAGAAGCGCGACCTCCTCGAACAGGCCATCCTCCTCACCGAGTACGTCGTCAGGCTCGCGAGCGACGACGTGACCACCGAGCCGAAGTCGACCGACGAGATCGTCGAGCGACTCGAGGCCGAGGACCTCGCCGAGGGAATGCGGATCACCGGCGACTGGCCCTACGACGAGTGA
- a CDS encoding DUF1508 domain-containing protein: MSSLSDFHQNLFRLYEHYVGEPDSTKDVYGFWVFIAGYLIGAVGVVVFVIGYAGEESFLQFRISGVSAATGLALCLFGIVLLLPVRRRGIQASVVGLIVALAGAVSFGVVYPTHWYDHGAELTVEVVALYATGVAIIAGVTALVPIVTGRKGMFVAEEGATEEPPIMTGDSLEGAQFAVFRDEEGDWKWHVLHLEALAESVTSAVTRPETESGIENVKSQIGSAGLMELTTSAFRLHEDREGTWQWTLARDDGSVVGTCASEFDRRDDAEQSVSFLKDRGPGADVIEIEGAAFTYTERRDQWYWQLLDDDRRPLAESEEGYASMDRAEAAAQTFAERFDRARLLDVDHVGVELLEEADGWTWRFVDEADEELARATTDFETRRAAEDSVEALLSELESASVTVASDPTYECYETEAEDGWNWRLVDENEHVVARNPSTHGSESATTEETTAFAGHATAASVVEIDDAEYEIYPSHRMAAADGGELKPVDADDADGVDVTDGIDDAEANDESTGTDEPAVTQDWHWRLVTEDREVIAASTEAHLGEDAAEDAIERVRQQASEADLIEFENAAFQVYEADSGEWRWRLIDEDGNVLADSGEEHTSRGDAAEAMMTLKEQAPEAELLEIDTAAFEIFTEDGEWGWRLIDEAGKMVAEDPASHPTRAAAKEAMERLLAHLDSSIRTMDDAIFQTYADQDWQWRFVLPSGETVAVSAEETSTRDELERAIDDVRETAANGQPTTIGDVSVQLYGSGSGEWRWRLLDRERTTVTDATRTYDSRGRVMSAVKGLKARAADAPIFTIDTAAIRLTDDGGWAWELIDSDREVLASAVETERTKADAMAVVDEVRRRAPIAGRVDFDVASFELFADEDGRWRWRLIDENGRTVAVGSEGHASSESAQAALEDVRGLIANASILEIDSVSFELHRAEDGWVWRLIDTYGDVLAESTQSYEHRTDAREAMMAVKSHAPEGWITFTE, encoded by the coding sequence ATGTCGTCTCTCAGTGACTTTCACCAAAATTTGTTTCGACTGTACGAACACTACGTCGGCGAGCCGGATTCGACGAAGGACGTGTACGGATTCTGGGTGTTCATCGCCGGCTATCTCATCGGGGCCGTGGGCGTCGTCGTTTTCGTCATCGGCTACGCGGGCGAGGAATCGTTCCTCCAGTTCAGGATTTCCGGCGTATCGGCCGCGACGGGGCTCGCGCTCTGCCTCTTCGGCATCGTCCTCCTGTTACCCGTCCGGAGACGGGGGATACAGGCCAGCGTCGTCGGACTGATCGTCGCCCTCGCCGGCGCCGTTTCCTTCGGAGTCGTCTACCCCACCCACTGGTACGATCACGGCGCCGAACTGACGGTCGAGGTCGTCGCGCTCTACGCGACCGGCGTCGCGATCATCGCCGGCGTAACCGCGCTCGTCCCCATCGTCACCGGTCGAAAGGGGATGTTCGTCGCGGAAGAAGGCGCGACCGAGGAGCCCCCGATTATGACCGGGGACTCCCTCGAGGGCGCCCAGTTCGCCGTCTTCCGCGACGAGGAAGGCGACTGGAAGTGGCACGTGCTCCACCTCGAGGCGCTCGCCGAGAGCGTGACCAGCGCGGTCACCCGTCCGGAGACGGAGTCGGGCATCGAGAACGTCAAGTCCCAGATCGGGTCGGCGGGCCTGATGGAGCTGACGACCTCGGCGTTTCGCCTCCACGAGGACCGCGAGGGAACCTGGCAGTGGACGCTGGCCCGAGACGACGGGAGCGTCGTGGGGACCTGCGCGAGCGAGTTCGACCGACGCGACGACGCCGAACAGTCGGTGAGTTTCCTCAAGGACCGCGGCCCGGGCGCGGACGTGATCGAGATCGAGGGGGCAGCCTTCACCTACACCGAACGGCGCGACCAGTGGTACTGGCAATTGCTCGACGACGACCGGCGCCCGCTGGCCGAGAGCGAGGAGGGCTACGCATCGATGGACCGGGCCGAGGCGGCCGCCCAGACGTTCGCCGAGCGGTTCGACCGGGCGCGACTGCTCGACGTCGACCACGTCGGCGTCGAACTCCTCGAGGAGGCCGACGGCTGGACCTGGCGGTTCGTCGACGAGGCCGACGAGGAACTGGCCCGGGCGACGACCGACTTCGAGACCAGGCGCGCCGCGGAGGACAGCGTCGAGGCGCTCCTCTCGGAACTCGAGTCGGCGTCGGTGACCGTCGCGAGCGACCCGACCTACGAGTGCTACGAGACCGAGGCCGAAGACGGCTGGAACTGGCGACTGGTCGACGAGAACGAACACGTCGTTGCCCGCAACCCATCGACCCACGGAAGCGAATCGGCGACCACCGAGGAGACCACCGCGTTCGCCGGCCACGCGACGGCCGCGTCCGTAGTGGAGATCGACGACGCCGAGTACGAGATCTATCCCTCCCACCGGATGGCCGCCGCGGACGGCGGCGAACTGAAACCCGTCGACGCAGACGACGCTGACGGCGTCGACGTCACCGACGGCATCGACGACGCCGAGGCGAACGACGAATCGACCGGTACCGACGAGCCGGCAGTGACTCAGGACTGGCACTGGCGCCTCGTCACGGAGGATCGGGAAGTCATCGCGGCCAGCACCGAGGCCCACCTCGGCGAGGACGCTGCCGAGGACGCCATCGAACGCGTCCGCCAGCAGGCCAGCGAGGCCGATCTCATCGAGTTCGAGAACGCCGCGTTCCAGGTCTACGAGGCCGATTCCGGCGAGTGGCGCTGGCGGCTGATCGACGAGGACGGCAACGTGCTCGCCGACTCCGGCGAGGAACACACCTCCCGCGGGGACGCCGCGGAGGCCATGATGACGCTCAAAGAGCAGGCGCCCGAGGCCGAGCTCCTCGAGATCGATACGGCTGCCTTCGAAATCTTCACCGAGGACGGCGAGTGGGGCTGGCGGCTGATCGACGAGGCCGGCAAGATGGTCGCGGAGGATCCGGCCAGCCACCCGACGCGGGCGGCGGCCAAAGAAGCCATGGAACGCCTGCTCGCCCACCTCGACTCGAGCATCCGGACCATGGACGACGCCATCTTCCAGACCTACGCCGACCAGGACTGGCAGTGGCGATTCGTGCTTCCATCGGGCGAAACCGTCGCCGTGTCCGCCGAAGAGACCTCGACCCGCGACGAACTCGAGCGCGCCATCGACGACGTCCGCGAGACGGCGGCGAACGGCCAGCCCACGACGATCGGCGACGTCTCCGTCCAGCTGTACGGGAGCGGGAGCGGCGAGTGGCGCTGGCGGCTCCTCGACCGCGAGCGGACGACCGTCACCGACGCCACCCGGACGTACGACTCGCGGGGTCGCGTGATGTCCGCCGTCAAGGGTCTGAAAGCACGAGCGGCCGACGCGCCGATCTTCACCATCGACACGGCGGCCATCCGGCTGACCGACGACGGCGGCTGGGCCTGGGAACTCATCGACTCCGACCGGGAGGTACTCGCGAGCGCCGTTGAAACCGAGCGCACCAAGGCGGACGCGATGGCTGTCGTCGACGAGGTCAGGCGACGGGCACCCATCGCCGGTCGCGTCGACTTCGACGTCGCCTCCTTCGAACTGTTCGCCGACGAGGACGGACGGTGGCGCTGGCGGCTGATCGACGAGAACGGACGCACCGTCGCGGTCGGGTCGGAGGGCCACGCCTCGAGCGAGTCCGCCCAGGCGGCACTCGAGGACGTCCGCGGGCTGATCGCGAACGCGAGCATCCTCGAGATCGACAGCGTCTCCTTCGAACTCCACCGCGCGGAGGACGGCTGGGTCTGGCGGCTGATCGACACCTACGGCGACGTGCTGGCCGAGAGCACCCAGAGCTACGAGCACCGGACCGATGCCCGCGAGGCGATGATGGCGGTGAAATCGCACGCACCCGAAGGCTGGATCACGTTCACCGAGTGA
- a CDS encoding NAD(+)/NADH kinase yields the protein MTTDTLSDGDGGECGGGARNRTFLVDHREQSRMDEDGLTLGDAPRIGIVADDVTGDSTRTAGSGTLASGDGATDENAGAGASERKEALEDALTALDGDFEIVTGTPDEVRDAAPDLVVAVGDRALSSLARLENAVDAPILPVSTSAGVAPVALTDLQEAIDALGRGDATITRHPLVSVVADDSVVSRAVFDVSLVTDEPAQISEYSVHSRGSTLAAFRADGVVAATPAGSHAYAAAASGPSLSAAVDALSVVPIAPFTTRTRHWVVPDDDLTLAVERDEVDVLLCVDDRCLETISVGASVSIQADPERALACLETPVSRGPFDGR from the coding sequence GTGACCACCGACACACTCAGCGACGGGGACGGCGGCGAGTGCGGCGGCGGCGCTCGGAACCGCACGTTTTTGGTCGATCACCGGGAACAGAGTCGTATGGACGAGGACGGGTTGACGCTGGGCGACGCGCCCCGAATCGGGATCGTCGCCGACGACGTGACGGGTGATTCGACTCGAACGGCCGGCTCCGGCACGCTCGCTAGTGGGGACGGAGCGACGGACGAGAACGCAGGTGCAGGGGCTAGCGAACGCAAGGAGGCACTCGAAGACGCACTCACCGCGCTCGACGGCGATTTCGAGATCGTCACCGGTACGCCAGACGAGGTTCGCGACGCCGCTCCGGACCTCGTCGTCGCGGTCGGTGACCGCGCGCTGTCGTCGCTCGCCAGGCTCGAGAACGCCGTCGACGCGCCGATCCTCCCCGTGTCGACCAGCGCCGGGGTCGCTCCGGTCGCCCTGACCGACCTCCAGGAGGCCATCGACGCCCTCGGTCGCGGCGACGCGACGATTACGCGCCATCCACTGGTCTCGGTCGTCGCCGACGATTCGGTCGTCTCGAGGGCCGTCTTCGACGTCTCGCTCGTCACCGACGAACCGGCCCAGATCTCGGAGTACAGCGTCCACAGCCGCGGGAGCACGCTCGCGGCGTTCCGCGCGGATGGCGTGGTCGCGGCGACGCCGGCCGGGAGCCACGCCTACGCGGCCGCCGCCTCCGGCCCCTCGCTGTCGGCGGCCGTGGACGCCCTCTCGGTGGTCCCGATCGCCCCGTTCACGACCCGGACGCGCCACTGGGTGGTGCCCGACGACGATCTCACGCTCGCCGTTGAGCGTGACGAGGTCGACGTCTTGCTCTGCGTCGACGACCGCTGTCTCGAGACGATCAGCGTCGGTGCGTCTGTCTCGATCCAGGCCGATCCCGAACGCGCGCTCGCCTGTCTCGAGACGCCGGTGAGTCGCGGGCCGTTCGACGGACGGTGA
- a CDS encoding sialidase family protein: MVTNTKTDNFGAFFRRYTKTWVHAVATAGLTAFGTLTIYYRGFAVLALASYVVPPIALYVARGRRSGAVTATDDEVSRSRAKTDPRADRPEPGSSGGNTQSTRAVETNSGTGTSTGASSDADEYTNADADSDTDTDMNSAVDTDADTDSNADTDADGTSSRPEKANWTTVDSPTDATLCDVAVGTGAVAVGTGGTVLLATDDGWEAVLEHGPAGQDQDLYGVDVTDDGGVAWIAGDGGAVARLEMATGRHTDFSAPDDRTDNLTGLAAAGATGDETVLLITGSGAVVRGRYRDGDLAWAEPVTPGSGSSLSGVTLRDAETGFCCDTNDGVFRTDDGGRTFDAIGIDGSEGTLTDVVAGNGEGEGEETACHASTDAGFVYRYEEPPSTWTPDRVGDDAITAIARAGSHLVAINDQGGVYDRPDLTADWEHVVTGASGPLYGVAIGAGRAVAVGEGGTVLERQ; this comes from the coding sequence ATGGTCACGAACACGAAGACCGACAATTTTGGCGCGTTCTTCAGACGGTATACGAAGACCTGGGTCCACGCCGTCGCGACGGCCGGATTGACCGCCTTCGGTACACTGACCATCTACTACCGCGGGTTCGCCGTCCTGGCGCTCGCCAGTTATGTCGTTCCACCGATTGCGCTCTACGTCGCTCGCGGACGCCGATCCGGGGCCGTGACCGCGACTGACGACGAGGTGTCTCGATCGAGGGCGAAAACCGACCCGCGTGCCGACCGGCCCGAACCGGGCTCGAGCGGCGGAAACACACAGTCGACACGGGCGGTTGAAACGAACTCGGGGACGGGGACGTCTACCGGTGCCAGTTCGGACGCTGACGAGTACACGAACGCAGATGCCGATTCGGACACTGACACCGACATGAACAGCGCTGTGGATACTGACGCCGATACGGACAGCAACGCAGACACTGACGCCGATGGCACCTCGAGCCGTCCCGAGAAGGCAAACTGGACCACCGTCGACAGCCCGACAGACGCCACCCTCTGCGACGTCGCCGTCGGCACGGGCGCCGTCGCTGTCGGAACCGGCGGCACGGTCCTCCTGGCCACCGACGACGGGTGGGAAGCAGTCCTCGAGCACGGTCCCGCCGGCCAGGATCAGGACCTCTACGGCGTCGACGTGACGGACGACGGCGGCGTAGCCTGGATCGCCGGCGACGGCGGCGCGGTCGCCCGCCTCGAGATGGCAACCGGGCGCCACACGGACTTCTCCGCCCCGGACGACCGGACCGACAACTTGACCGGCCTGGCCGCTGCGGGCGCGACCGGCGACGAGACCGTCCTCCTGATCACCGGGTCGGGAGCGGTCGTCAGGGGCCGATACCGGGACGGCGACCTCGCGTGGGCTGAACCCGTCACGCCCGGCAGCGGCTCGAGCCTGTCCGGCGTGACTTTGCGCGACGCCGAGACCGGGTTCTGCTGTGACACCAACGACGGCGTGTTTCGGACCGACGACGGCGGCCGCACGTTCGACGCGATCGGCATCGACGGATCGGAGGGGACGTTGACCGACGTCGTGGCGGGCAACGGTGAGGGCGAGGGAGAGGAAACAGCATGCCACGCGAGCACCGACGCCGGCTTCGTCTACCGATACGAGGAGCCCCCGTCCACGTGGACGCCCGACCGCGTCGGCGACGACGCGATCACGGCCATCGCTCGAGCAGGGAGCCACCTCGTGGCGATCAACGATCAGGGCGGCGTCTACGATCGTCCCGACCTCACGGCCGACTGGGAGCACGTCGTGACCGGCGCGAGCGGCCCCCTCTACGGTGTCGCGATCGGTGCTGGCCGGGCAGTTGCCGTCGGAGAAGGTGGGACTGTGCTCGAGCGGCAGTGA
- a CDS encoding NADPH:quinone reductase, which translates to MRAVQLETHGGPDVLEVVDADRPDPGSDELLLEVAAAGINPVDTYFRDGSYEPVSLPFTPGVDVSGTVVETGDAVEGFEPGDRVFGTGIGNATAQGSYAEYATIPTDRVVHLPDGVDATQAGAAGVATVTAWRALIDHAALDPADYCLVHGGSGGVGHAAVQIAAAVSARVLTTASPDYHDALADLGAETVLDYGREDLADAVLEASDGGVDAILDHRLDDYLQFDADVAATGARVVGIGENSPDPGFTNDGAARSKDVNYQFMSMFNTPDLRVPLRGVAHLLETDNLSIEIAETYGLEEAGEAQRAVMEDSVFGKLVIEP; encoded by the coding sequence ATGCGCGCCGTACAACTCGAAACCCACGGTGGACCGGACGTCCTCGAAGTAGTCGACGCCGACCGCCCCGACCCGGGGAGCGACGAACTCCTCCTCGAGGTCGCCGCAGCGGGCATCAACCCCGTCGACACCTACTTCCGGGACGGGTCCTACGAGCCAGTTTCCCTGCCGTTTACGCCCGGCGTGGACGTCTCGGGAACCGTCGTCGAGACCGGCGACGCCGTCGAGGGCTTCGAACCGGGCGACCGGGTCTTCGGGACCGGGATCGGCAACGCGACGGCCCAAGGGAGCTACGCCGAGTACGCCACGATTCCGACCGATCGGGTCGTTCACCTGCCCGACGGCGTCGACGCCACGCAGGCGGGCGCAGCCGGCGTCGCCACCGTTACCGCCTGGCGGGCACTGATCGACCACGCTGCCCTCGACCCCGCCGACTACTGCCTCGTCCACGGCGGCTCCGGCGGCGTCGGCCACGCCGCCGTCCAGATCGCTGCCGCGGTGAGCGCCCGCGTCCTCACGACTGCGAGCCCCGACTACCACGACGCCCTGGCCGACCTCGGCGCCGAGACGGTCCTCGATTACGGTCGGGAGGACCTTGCCGATGCCGTCCTCGAGGCCAGCGACGGCGGCGTCGACGCGATTCTCGACCACCGCCTCGACGACTACCTCCAGTTCGACGCCGACGTGGCGGCGACCGGAGCGCGGGTGGTCGGCATCGGCGAAAACAGCCCCGACCCCGGCTTCACGAACGACGGCGCTGCCCGTTCGAAGGACGTCAACTACCAGTTCATGAGCATGTTCAATACGCCCGACCTCCGCGTGCCACTTCGCGGGGTCGCGCACCTCCTCGAGACGGACAACCTGTCGATCGAGATCGCCGAGACGTACGGACTCGAGGAGGCCGGCGAGGCCCAGCGTGCCGTGATGGAAGACAGTGTGTTCGGGAAACTCGTGATCGAACCGTAA
- a CDS encoding pantoate kinase: MREEATAFVPGHITGFFSAHPDDDPTKAGSRGAGLTLTDGVDVTVTRADEPAISLEGERVDIDPVYTVLETLEAPARVDVEASLPLGSGFGISGATALGAALAANHVFDRRLSYNELVTLAHGAEVQAGTGLGDVVAQAHGGIPIRLEPGAPAHNVLDAIPARARVEYLSFGGLSTADVITGDTEVLSAAGQEALSLVVDEPTLTSFIYASRRFAREAGLLTDEVRDVLEAVADVEGQASMAMLGNTVFALGTGLSDAGYEPSVCGTHSAGAVLK, from the coding sequence ATGCGCGAGGAGGCGACGGCGTTCGTTCCCGGCCACATCACCGGGTTTTTCAGCGCCCACCCGGACGACGACCCGACGAAAGCCGGCTCTCGAGGCGCGGGGCTGACGCTGACCGACGGCGTCGACGTGACGGTGACGCGGGCCGACGAACCAGCCATCTCCCTCGAGGGCGAGCGCGTCGACATCGACCCCGTCTACACGGTACTCGAGACGCTCGAGGCGCCGGCACGAGTCGACGTCGAGGCCTCGCTCCCGCTCGGATCCGGATTCGGCATCTCCGGGGCGACGGCACTGGGTGCGGCGCTGGCCGCCAATCACGTTTTCGATCGACGCCTCTCGTACAACGAACTGGTGACGCTCGCCCACGGTGCGGAGGTCCAGGCCGGGACTGGACTCGGCGACGTCGTCGCCCAGGCCCACGGAGGGATTCCAATTCGGCTCGAACCGGGCGCGCCAGCCCACAACGTTCTGGACGCGATCCCCGCACGGGCACGCGTAGAATACCTCTCGTTCGGTGGGCTGTCGACGGCTGACGTCATTACGGGCGACACGGAGGTACTGTCGGCGGCCGGGCAAGAGGCGCTCTCGCTGGTCGTCGACGAACCGACGCTCACGTCGTTCATCTACGCCTCTCGCCGGTTCGCCCGCGAGGCAGGATTGCTCACCGACGAGGTACGGGACGTGCTCGAGGCCGTCGCGGACGTCGAGGGCCAGGCGTCGATGGCGATGCTCGGCAATACGGTGTTCGCGCTCGGCACGGGTCTGTCGGATGCGGGCTACGAGCCGTCGGTGTGTGGGACCCACTCGGCCGGTGCCGTGTTGAAGTGA
- a CDS encoding 4-phosphopantoate--beta-alanine ligase, which yields MSDHETVPAEVEDESEIPADHPRYTDLVTRHRIERGVEKGITHLQGMHAEGRGSAFDYLLGEETTPSADDAERAAAAHLLLADRPVLSINGNVAALVPAEMVALADAVDADLEVNLFNRTPERIDAIASHLRKHGAEDVKGIEADALIPGLEHERAKVDADGIYAADVVLVPLEDGDRAEALEAMGKTEIVIDLNPLSRSPRVADVPIVDNIVRAVPNITAHARELADADEATLEAIVTNFDAQAALEAAEARIRSGF from the coding sequence GTGAGCGACCACGAGACCGTCCCGGCGGAGGTCGAAGACGAGTCGGAGATCCCCGCAGATCACCCCCGGTACACCGACCTGGTGACCCGGCACCGAATCGAACGCGGCGTCGAGAAGGGCATCACCCACCTCCAGGGGATGCACGCCGAGGGCCGCGGAAGCGCGTTCGACTACCTCCTGGGCGAGGAGACGACCCCGAGCGCCGACGACGCCGAACGAGCGGCCGCAGCCCACCTCCTGCTGGCCGACCGACCAGTGCTCTCGATCAACGGCAACGTCGCCGCGCTCGTCCCCGCCGAGATGGTCGCGCTCGCCGACGCCGTCGACGCCGATCTCGAGGTCAACCTCTTCAACCGGACGCCCGAACGCATCGACGCCATCGCCAGCCACCTCCGCAAGCACGGCGCCGAGGACGTCAAGGGGATCGAGGCGGACGCCCTCATCCCGGGTCTCGAGCACGAGCGCGCGAAGGTCGACGCCGACGGGATCTACGCGGCCGACGTGGTCCTCGTCCCGCTCGAGGACGGGGACCGGGCGGAAGCGCTCGAGGCGATGGGGAAGACGGAGATCGTCATCGACCTGAACCCGCTCTCGCGATCTCCGCGCGTGGCGGACGTCCCGATCGTGGACAACATCGTCCGGGCGGTGCCGAATATCACCGCCCACGCGCGGGAGCTGGCCGACGCCGACGAGGCGACACTCGAGGCCATCGTCACCAACTTCGACGCGCAAGCGGCGCTCGAGGCCGCCGAAGCGCGGATCCGGAGCGGTTTCTGA
- a CDS encoding DUF7313 family protein, with translation MLSPALLGPVDVLAEEVVGGVMLIEFVLLGLVVANLFVRVLAHHRTVSAARDDGPEAVSRPIILDVSSFLIVLGGFYYITVDLHPGIIFTSLAITLLIADFFEFEARLVEARQELAFERPKAAMAASAVALAYIAYQSLFFLLSPFWDSVAW, from the coding sequence ATGTTATCACCAGCGCTGCTCGGCCCGGTCGACGTCCTCGCCGAGGAGGTCGTCGGCGGCGTCATGCTCATCGAGTTCGTTCTGCTCGGGCTCGTCGTCGCGAATCTGTTCGTTCGCGTGCTCGCCCACCATCGAACCGTCTCCGCCGCCCGGGACGACGGTCCCGAAGCCGTCTCGAGGCCGATTATCCTCGACGTCTCGTCGTTCCTGATCGTCCTCGGTGGGTTCTACTACATCACGGTCGACCTCCACCCCGGGATCATCTTCACCTCGCTCGCCATCACCCTGCTCATCGCAGACTTCTTCGAGTTCGAGGCGCGTCTGGTCGAAGCCCGCCAGGAGCTGGCATTCGAGCGGCCCAAGGCTGCGATGGCCGCCTCGGCTGTCGCCCTCGCGTACATCGCCTACCAGTCGCTGTTCTTCCTGCTCAGCCCGTTTTGGGACTCGGTCGCCTGGTAA